The Paenibacillus pabuli DNA segment GTCATCCTCTGCCCGATGGATCACACGGTATAGTCAATGATCTGGGCGTTGCTCTTGCGGGTCTGGTTCCCTTGAATGACACGGTAGGTGCGATCACGATGACCTTGATCGGAGCAGTTACAGGCATGGATGGTTCGGGGTTTTCAGGGATATCCCTGGTGGGGTCCATTGCATCGATGTTTGCTGGCACAGCAGATTCAGCTCCCGTATTAACAGCACTTGGGCAGGTTGCTGCCATCTGGGTCGGCGGAGGCACCTTAATCCCTTGGGCTTTGATTCCAGCTGCTGCCATCTGCGGGGTAAGTCCATTTGAACTGGCGCGTCGCAACCTGAAGCCGGTACTGCTTGGTTTGACGGTCACGACGATTGTCGCCATCTTCTTACTATAATAAGTGCAATTCTTTTATTGATTTTAAAATGAAGTACGCTGCCTTGCCCAAATCCACAGTTCATGCCGGCTCCAATCGGCTAGTTGCAGTAGCTCCACATATGGGTCGCCCTGTAAGCCCAGCACTTCCGCAAAGGCCGGCTCGGTCTTCAACCCAACCGATTTCAGTCTGCGGATCTCGGCGTGCCCTTCGGCACCCCAGAGCTGCAGCAACTCCCACTCGACTAACATATGGAGGTAAGCGTTCTGTTTATTGACCTGCACCGATTGGGCGAAAATCTCCACTGGCCAATCCTCAGCCTGGAAGGAACAGGTTATATAGGCACGTCCATCCCCAAGCCCCGTTCCGCGTTGACAGGAAAATTGCTCCATCCCGCTATAATGTTGAGTCACTATCATCTCGAACGCGTCCAGATCTGGAGCTTCACACAATATATCGAGATCACTGCCAGGTATGTCTATATCGATGGGTACGGTTCCCGCCGGATAAGGAGTATAAGCCTCCAAAACGGAGATCAGTCCACTTTGCTTAAGCACCCGGTGAACGTCCCGTTGTCGTTCGTTCCCGGATGCCAGATGTGCCAAAACCTCAGCCGTTGTCTTCATGGAGCCTGTGTCAACTGAATCATTCCGCGGCTCCTGTAATCACCTGTTTTACACGTCCGACTTGTCCACTTGTCAGACGAACCTTGATGCCATGGGGATGCGTGGGTGATTTGGTCAGCAAATCCTTGACGATCCCCCTGGTTAGTTTACCTGTGGGCTGATCTTGTTTCAGTACGATATCCACCTCCAGGCCCGGTTTAATGTTCACTCGTTGTTGTCCGTTCATCGTGCAATCCTTCTCCTTCCTCTTGCAACATCCATTCAGCTAAAATGGAGCAAAGCTTCATCTATTGTAAATCTTTTGGATTCAAAACAAAAGCTATGCCCGCTGTATGGAATCGTGGAGCAACCTTACTTCGGTTCTGAATCCGGATGGGATGATTTGCTCTTCATCTCCCGCAGAGCGGACCGGTAGATCTCATCCGCACTCTTTTCAACATCATTAGAGTTGGTTATGGCCGGTTCCTCTTGAGGTTCAGTTGGCTTGCGAAAATGAAGCAAGGCCTGACGATACGCATTATCGTTTCCTTTTGCTTCCGTTCCCTGCTCCTTGGCCTGGTGGCTCCCTTCAACCCTGTTTTCCCGCAATTCAATTTCCGTCTCTCTTGGTCCATCTGGTTCCGTATAATCCACCGGATCTGAAGAATCCAGCATGGGTCCCTCTTGCTGCTCTTCCCCCTGCAGAAGGACAGGCTCCCGATCCGCCTCAGCCGTTTGGGCAGCCTTCGCTTCTGCAGCTCTGCGGGTCGATTTTGAGTTGAAGATCATGAGAAAAATAACCCCGAGCAAAACAATTACTGCCAATATAATCAACATCTGAGCATCCTCCTTGTCATCGCCTGTGGCAACTTATCAATATATTGGTTCCCCAATCTGCGGATTATATTTCATGTTGTTTCGTATAGAGCAGCGGAGTACCGGGAATGCTCCAAACAGGATTGTCAGCAGAAGAACATATTAGGAGGAATGATCCACATGAACTCTCGTGCCATATTGATCAATATCATTGTCATTCTGGTGATTTTGGGGGCTGGTGCCGCAGGCATATACTATTACAACCAATCCACCAGCTATGTCAAAACGGATAATGCGTTAGTCACGGGTCAGCCCATATCCATCGCTTCCACCGTCAGTGGCGAACTCCAAACGTGGAAAGGCAGAGTAGGCACCTCGTATAATGAAGGGGATACCATCGGAACCGTCTCTGCAGGCGGCAAATCAACCCCAATTACCATGCCTGTTGCCGGCACCGTTGTCCAGGCGACCGCTGTGGAGAACTCATTGGTATCTGCCGGTAACCCACTGGCTAGAGCTTATGATTTTGATAACTTGTATGTGACCGCGAATGTGGAGGAAACCGTCATCGACAAAATCAAAAGCGGGCAGATCGTTGACGTATACATCGATGCATTTCCAGATACCACATTGACAGGCAAAGTGGATCAGATTGGACTGGCTACGGCTTCATCTTTTTCCCTGCTGCCGTCATCCAATACGAACGCCAATTACACTAAAGTTACGCAGGTTATTCCGATCACCATTACGATTGAGGGTTACAAAGGACTGGGTGTTGTCCCAGGCATGAGCGCCACTGTGCGCGTTCATATATAAGGTCTGCCGATGGATAATCAATTGCCGCTCGGAAGAACCATTGCCGTCCTGCTGCTCGGCGCCTTTATTGCCATTCTGAACCAGACCCTGCTTAATGTGGCGATTCCCCATCTGATGAATGACTTCAACGTCTCGGCAACAACAGTGCAATGGCTATCGACAGCCTATTTGCTCGTGAATGGTGTGCTCATTCCCATTACAGCCTATCTGATTGAATCGTTCGGGACCCGCAAACTGTTCATCACCGCGATGCTGCTGTTCACCGTTGGCTCTGCAATCTGCGCAATCAGTCCGGGGTTCACAGTCATGCTGATTGGGCGTATTGTACAAGCCAGCGGTGCCGGCATTATTATGCCGCTGGTTATGAACGTATTTCTGACCGTTTTCCCTCCCGAGAAGCGGGGAACAGCGATGGGAACCATGGGAATCGCCATGATGTTTGCTCCAGCCATTGGTCCTACCTTGTCAGGCTGGATCGTGGAGCACTACACATGGCGCATTCTGTTCTACATGGTCATTCCGCTGGCTTTGCTCGATATCCTGTTTGCTTTTCTTTGGCTGAGAAATGTGTCCAAGCTCAGTTCTCCCAAATTCGATGCGTACGGTGCTCTCTTTTCAACGATCGGATTCGGGTTCCTGCTGTATGGATTCAGCTCTGCAGGCGACAAGGGATGGAGCAGCGCAATCGTACTGCTGACCTTGATCATCGGTATTTTGTTCATTACGTTCTTCGTTCTCAGAGAAACCGCAATGAAACATCCCCTGCTGGAGTTTCGTGTGTTTAAATACGATATTTTTACCATCTCCACGCTGGTCAGTGCCACCATCAACATGGCACTTTTCGGGGGAATGCTCCTGTTACCAATCTATCTGCAAAATATAAGAGGGTTCTCCCCCCTGCAATCGGGTCTGCTGCTGCTGCCAGGTGCTCTGCTGATGGGTGTCATGTCACCCATCTCAGGAGTTCTATTCGACCGGATCGGCTCCCGACCGCTAGCCATCGTGGGCTTGCTGATCACGGCATTCTCTACCTATGAATTCAGCAAATTGACCGGGGAAACGCCTTATGGTCACATTATGATGTTGTATACGCTCCGCAGCTTCGGCATGTCCATGCTGATGATGTCCGTACAGACCGAAGGGTTAAACCAGTTACCCCCCCATCTGACCAGTCACGGTACTGCAATGTCCAACACGATCAGACAGGTAGCTGGTTCAATTGGAACAGCCCTGCTGATTACCGTTATGGCTACACGTTCAGGTATTCATTTGGCTGACTACAGCAATACAGTCACCACAACCAATGTTCCCCTGACCGAACAGGTCGGTCTGCTGGGTACGCAGATGGCTGCCATAGCAGGTGTACCAGCTGAACAAGGTTCTAGTCTGGCGTTACAGCAGTTATACGGTATCGCAGTCCAGACCTCGACGATTGAAGGCATTAACGATGCCTTTATTGTAGCCACCTGGATTTCCATTATCGGTTTGATCCTGTCGCTGTTTCTGCGGCGAGCACGAACCCGCCCCCGTGCGGTGAAGACAGAACAATAATACTCTCACGTGAACATAATTAAAAACCGCCCGGTCTCTCCTAGGAGAAACTGGCGGTTTTTAATTATGTGTTAGCGAGCGTTATTTAAAGGAAACGCCATTCTTTGCTGCTTCTTTTGCCTTCACTGCAAGCAGTTCCGATACGGTGACGAAGCGGTATCCCTCTTGCTGAAGCTTGGGTAGTATTACTTTTAGCGCAGCAACGGTCTGGCTCCTTCCTTCTACCTTGTCGTGAAACAGCACAATATCCCCGTTGCGTGCGTTTTTCAGCACCTTGTTCGTAATGGCCGCTACGCCAGGAGAAGACCAGTCCCGGGTGTCCTGATGCCAAGACCATAACACAATGGTATAGCCTTTTTGTTTTGCAACATCGATGACCATGTCATTGTAAAATCCTCCGGGCGGTCTGAACAGCAGCGGACGTGGTACGCCAGCTTCTGTAATGGATTGCTCGGCAGCCACCATATCCTGCGTAAATTTGTCCTTGGCTGTGGATTTGACTGCATACGTATGGGCGTACGTATGATTCGCCACTTCATGCCCCTCATGCTGTTCCTGCATGACCAATTCTGGATACTTTTCTGCCCATTTACCCAATACGAAAAAGGTGCCTTTTGCTTGATACTGCTTAAGCAAAGCCAAAATCTGCGGGGTCTGTACCGGATCGGGACCATCATCGAAGGTTAACGCAATGAGCTTGTCCTGCGTGGGTACCTCCCAGACAATCTCTCCTCGTTCTTCGTAATATTGACGATTCTTCTGTACCGGCTTTGCATGGGCAGAACTGGTGCCTAGCATGAGAATCAGGGTGAACAATCCGATCGTTCGGGCTGCCTTCAGGTTCATGTTTAGGTCCTCTCTTTGTCGTCAAACGTAAACTCCCTGTTAGCATTTCCCGAATTGCCGGAACTATTTAACGGAAAATCTGGTCAATCCCTTTGATCTAGCTGTTTTTCAGTACGGTCGCTTCAACGTCGTTGATGAATCGGCGCAGCTTCGCAGCCACGTCACGATTGATCTCCCCATTCTCATACAACTGCTGGACCGTGTTTCGCTGCTCCTGAATGGCTACCATTTGCAGCTCAAGCTTTTCCTGATTGAACGGATCTTCGGTCTTGCCCTGATTCCAGGTTTTCAGTCTGGCGATCACTCGCTCATACTTGGCGATCACGGATAGAGCCACAGGCCGATTGCCATCATTCATGTGAGCACGTATTGCCTTAATAGCCGCTTCTGAAGTACGTAGTTTAACCTGGCGAAACAGATCTGCATTTTCAATCATAAACGGCTGATCCGGTTTCTCCGAACGATTCGTAAAGAGATGCCCAAGTACGCGTCCAATCTCGCTAATGGAGAACATCATCTGTGTATTGGTGCGGTTTGCCAGCATCATTTCCTTACGATCCAGCCAGCTGTTACATTTAAACGCCGCTTCTGACGCTATCACATTCTCATCCATCATAGTTTCAATTTCCTTACGCTCCGCCCGCGTACCAATCAGGTTGATGGCGGTTTCCTGCTTCAATATGTCCTTGCGCTTGCCCGCAGTCATCTGTCCTGCAGCCTGCCTGATATATTTCGACAAATCGGAAACTACGGCAAGTGCAGCGGCTTTGTTCTCGTCGGTCATTTCGGACTTGACTGCCCGGATGGCCGCATTAAGCATAATGTCCTGCGCCTTTCGTTCTGTCGTTTGCTGAGTACCATCTGCTGCCTTTTCATCATTCTTGGCGAGCAGTGGCAGAAACACACTTGCGGCGATTAATGTAAACAGGATGACTCCGGCTGCCAGAAAAATGATCAAATCCCGTTCTGGAAAAGGGGATCCGTCCTGAAGTACATACGGAATGGAGAACGCACCCGCAAGGGTTACTGCGCCTCTCACTCCTGACAGAGAGATAATCGTCATCTCTTTCAGCCTCGGCTTCCCGATCGGCGACTTCTTGCGGAACCACTCATTCCCTTGCCAGAACAGATAAATCCAGACAAAACGGAGCAGTAACAACAACACGGATATAAGTCCGACATACCCTAGAACCTGCAGATTATTAAAGGTTACATTCTCAAAGATTGTACTCAGTACATCCGGAATTTGGACACCCAGAATGACAAATACCAATCCATTCAGAATAAATAAAATAACGGACCATGTGCTTGCAGAGACCACCTGCATCTTCAACTGAACCGATTCAGTACGGTCACGTTCAATGGCATGGATAATGCCTCCAGCCACAACGGCCAGAATGCCTGAGACACCAATCTCTTCACTCACCAGATAAATAACGAATGGCGTAAGGATCTGCAACAGCATATGTATGGTGACGTCCTCCATACCCAGACGCCGGATCCAGACACCAAGCCGAATAAGCAGGAAGGATAACAATGCACCTGCCAGCAGACCACCAATGGCAATGATCAAAAAGCTGAACGAAGCCTCCGCCAATGAGAAAACGCCTGTAACCGTTGCTGCTATGGCAAATTTAAATGCAACCAGGCCAGATGCATCGTTCATCAAAGCTTCGCCTTCAAGAAGTCTATGTATGCTTTTGGGCAGATGTACACGCCCTGCCATGGCGCCAACGGCTACTGCATCGGTCGGGGACAGGATGGCCGCAAGAGCAAAAGCGGCAGGCAGTGGAATGGTTGGAATCAGCCAATGAATGGCGTAACCGGCCACAACTACTGTAACAAAGACCAAGCCCAGTGCCAGCAGCAGAATGGGAGCCCTCAAATTCCACAGTTCATGCCTTGGTGTTCGTTTGCCATCGTTGTATAACAATGGAGCGATGAAGAGCACAAAAAACAGTTCCGGATTCAATGGCAGATGTACCCCTGCAGGAAGAAGCGCAATCGCAACACCCAGTACAATCTGAATAAGCGGAACCGGGATGAATGGTACAAACCGGTTCAGGATGTTCGACAGACCGATGAGTACCAGTAATACAAGTACCGCAATAAACAATTCCATAATGGTAATCCCTTTCCCTAAATAAAGTTATAAACCCAATCGGAGTAGTCTTATTTTAACATATATCCGTTTTTGCTATAAAAATATTGTCATATTCATTACCCCGATAGTGGGGACGAGAACAGCACGGAGTGAGAATTTCAGTTTGGATTTGTTTATAAGATGTTACAATATGCTCAGGACAATACCCGTTTGGAAAGGAACTTGGTAACTATGGCATTTGGAATTAATCGGCAGGAGTTGTCAGAATGGAAAGACCGTGTATCACGCGGTGAACTTGCGTATCTTACTCATTTTTGGATAGATCCACGTTTCCCCGGTGTGACAAGTGTAACCAAAGTAGGCTGCTCAAACCTGGAACGGCTCGAACACTGGTGTCTGGAACACGGTCTTGATCCGCGCTATATCCATCGACGTCAACCTTTTCCCCATTTTGACCTGCTAGGACAGAAACAAAAAGAAATTCTGATGGAGATCGGGCTGACTGAACATATCCAGCGCTTCCATCTGTAATCATCAGTTTGAAAATAAAAAACGTCAGCCTTCAACATTCGTCCCACCGGGGACGAACCTTGAAGACTGACGCTTCAATGGCATTTATCAACGATGTGTTTGCTCCAAAGCTTTCATTTTTTCCAACAGCTTCAGTTCAATTTTCTTAAGCATCCCGACCATCTGCTGCTGCTCTTCTTCCGTAAGCGCTTGTAATAGTTCCCATGTCATACGTCCACGGTTGGCATTCAGGGATTTGGCCAGTTGTTCTCCATCTTCCGTCAAGGACAGCCACACAATTCTTCGGTCCTCTTCACTGCGTACCCTCTGAATCAATCCTTCACTCTCCAGCTGATTCAAGACAATGGTAGTAGCCCCGGATGATAAGCTGAGCTGCCTTGCCACATCGACAGCCATACAGCGCTGTTCCCTTAGAAGCATGCCCAATATATGACTCTTAGTCGGATTCAGTTTGCAGTTTGTTTCTGTTTTCTGCTGCTGGTCCAATACTTTATTTTTGTATCTGAAGAAGGCCTCCAACAATTGATCAATGTTTGCCAATTGAGAGTTTCGCTCCGTATCCGGGCTCATAAACGTTCCTCCTGCCTTTCATCATAACCTTCCTTACATTGTAACATATTTGTACTTTTTTGTTTGTGAAAAATGCGCTTGCTCCATAATATCAATCGTTGTTTCTAAAGTTCATGCTTATTTTTGCGATACATGTGACAAGCTACCTCATAGCATGATAAATGATTGATCTTGAGGAGGTATTGGAGCATGAACATTTATATTGTTTTCGACAGCGAGGGCGGGCATACACAAGCGCTGGCTGAGGCGATTGCTGCAGGGGCAGCCAGTGTGCACGGGGCTACCGTTCACCTGCATTCCACCGAAGAGGCAGATGTATACAAACTCGTGGAAATGGACGCCATTATATGGGGATGTCCCGGTCATTTCGGTTCAATCAGCTCCGGTCTGAAGAAATGGATCGACAAGCTTGGTTACCTATGGGCTGAAGGTAAACTTGTGGATAAGGTAGGTGCTGTTTTCTGTACGATTGCCACCGAACACGGTGGACTTGAATCAGCCTTACTTCATCTGCTGACCCCAATGCTGCATCAAGGAATGATTATAACCGGGCTGCCAGGAAACTTTGCCGACAACGCCTTATATGGTTCCTATTATGGTGTGGGGGTTACCTGCCCGGTGGACAGTGATGTTCTGCTGAGCGATCAAGGTATTGCCCTTGGCAGGGCCCTCGGAGAACGTGTCGCCCGGATCACCAATCGTCTTATCACCTAGACCCTGTATCCTTTGACTGATGTACCTTACTTTATTGTTCTCAAGCCTGAATCCCTGCACTTCGCTTTTCCGAAGCAGAGAAACATCGCAGGCTTGAGTCCACTCCAAATGAAGTTGCAACCGCCTATTGCAAAACCGCTGCAGATTTGTTTATAATAGCTAATATCTTAAAGTTACTTTTAGTTACTTAATTATTTTTATAAATTTGTTGTCAGAAAGTAATATAATAACATAGCAAGGGAATTTTAGGTATGAATGACAATAATCCATTACAAGTAGATGTCTGTATTGTTGGAGCAGGACCAGGCGGGGCCCTCCTGTCTTACTTATTGAACCGCCAAGGAATAACAACAGCATTAATCGAGCGTCAGCCTCATCTGCACAAGTCGTTTCGCGGTGAACTGCTTAACCAGGACGGCGAAGCTGTACTGAGCAAGCATGGACTATATTCGGGTGTAGCTCAGCTTGGGGCCATGCCTTTGGAACAGATTCAATACTGGGAGAACGGACAGATTATCCACACGGTTTACCCCGCTGAGGGAGAATCGCATGTGGGCATCCATGTACCGCAGGATCACCTGCTGGATTTTATTGTGTCACAATCTCAGGCCCTGCCGCACAATCATGAGAGGCTGCTACTTAATACCGTGATGACCGGACTGCTCAGGGATAAGTCAGGAAAAACGGTTGGGATCAATGTTCGGCAAAATAGTGTTCCTGCTTCTATTGAAGCAGCCATTATTGTGGGAGCGGATGGGCGATATTCGGCTGTACGCAAACACTCCAGGCTCACCCCGGATATACGGAAACATGGGTATGATCTGCTATGGGCCCGAATTCCTGCGCCTTCAGGCTGGGAACCAGCGGTTCGCATGGCGAGCATGAACGGTCAGCAGCTGGCGCTCTTCTCCCAATACGGCGGTTTTGTACAGATTGGCTGGAATATTCCACAAGGATCCTTCACCAAGCTGCGCGAACAACCCTTCGCCCCTTTTGTGGAGCAACTTGTGGAAGCCTTCCCTTGTCTTGCAGAATCGGTCGCTGCACATATTCAGACCTGGAGCGATTTTGTACTGTTATCCGTAGAGAGCAGTTACAGCGAGTCATGGACTCAGGATAATGTGGTTCTGCTCGGTGATGCAGCACATACCATGACCCCTACGGGAGCCTTTGGACTCAATGCAGCACTTGAAGATGCCGATGTACTTGCAGAGATCATTATTCGGATGGCGTCTGATCAATTCCAATTTACGGAATCCCTGAGGCAGCTGCAAGTGATTCGCGGCGACAAAGTGAAACAGCAGCTGGCCCGTCAGGTT contains these protein-coding regions:
- a CDS encoding DHA2 family efflux MFS transporter permease subunit, with amino-acid sequence MDNQLPLGRTIAVLLLGAFIAILNQTLLNVAIPHLMNDFNVSATTVQWLSTAYLLVNGVLIPITAYLIESFGTRKLFITAMLLFTVGSAICAISPGFTVMLIGRIVQASGAGIIMPLVMNVFLTVFPPEKRGTAMGTMGIAMMFAPAIGPTLSGWIVEHYTWRILFYMVIPLALLDILFAFLWLRNVSKLSSPKFDAYGALFSTIGFGFLLYGFSSAGDKGWSSAIVLLTLIIGILFITFFVLRETAMKHPLLEFRVFKYDIFTISTLVSATINMALFGGMLLLPIYLQNIRGFSPLQSGLLLLPGALLMGVMSPISGVLFDRIGSRPLAIVGLLITAFSTYEFSKLTGETPYGHIMMLYTLRSFGMSMLMMSVQTEGLNQLPPHLTSHGTAMSNTIRQVAGSIGTALLITVMATRSGIHLADYSNTVTTTNVPLTEQVGLLGTQMAAIAGVPAEQGSSLALQQLYGIAVQTSTIEGINDAFIVATWISIIGLILSLFLRRARTRPRAVKTEQ
- a CDS encoding DUF4269 domain-containing protein; its protein translation is MKTTAEVLAHLASGNERQRDVHRVLKQSGLISVLEAYTPYPAGTVPIDIDIPGSDLDILCEAPDLDAFEMIVTQHYSGMEQFSCQRGTGLGDGRAYITCSFQAEDWPVEIFAQSVQVNKQNAYLHMLVEWELLQLWGAEGHAEIRRLKSVGLKTEPAFAEVLGLQGDPYVELLQLADWSRHELWIWARQRTSF
- a CDS encoding efflux RND transporter periplasmic adaptor subunit, whose product is MNSRAILINIIVILVILGAGAAGIYYYNQSTSYVKTDNALVTGQPISIASTVSGELQTWKGRVGTSYNEGDTIGTVSAGGKSTPITMPVAGTVVQATAVENSLVSAGNPLARAYDFDNLYVTANVEETVIDKIKSGQIVDVYIDAFPDTTLTGKVDQIGLATASSFSLLPSSNTNANYTKVTQVIPITITIEGYKGLGVVPGMSATVRVHI
- a CDS encoding YwbE family protein translates to MNGQQRVNIKPGLEVDIVLKQDQPTGKLTRGIVKDLLTKSPTHPHGIKVRLTSGQVGRVKQVITGAAE
- a CDS encoding NAD(P)H-dependent oxidoreductase, with amino-acid sequence MNIYIVFDSEGGHTQALAEAIAAGAASVHGATVHLHSTEEADVYKLVEMDAIIWGCPGHFGSISSGLKKWIDKLGYLWAEGKLVDKVGAVFCTIATEHGGLESALLHLLTPMLHQGMIITGLPGNFADNALYGSYYGVGVTCPVDSDVLLSDQGIALGRALGERVARITNRLIT
- a CDS encoding polysaccharide deacetylase family protein, yielding MNLKAARTIGLFTLILMLGTSSAHAKPVQKNRQYYEERGEIVWEVPTQDKLIALTFDDGPDPVQTPQILALLKQYQAKGTFFVLGKWAEKYPELVMQEQHEGHEVANHTYAHTYAVKSTAKDKFTQDMVAAEQSITEAGVPRPLLFRPPGGFYNDMVIDVAKQKGYTIVLWSWHQDTRDWSSPGVAAITNKVLKNARNGDIVLFHDKVEGRSQTVAALKVILPKLQQEGYRFVTVSELLAVKAKEAAKNGVSFK
- a CDS encoding Na+/H+ antiporter, whose translation is MELFIAVLVLLVLIGLSNILNRFVPFIPVPLIQIVLGVAIALLPAGVHLPLNPELFFVLFIAPLLYNDGKRTPRHELWNLRAPILLLALGLVFVTVVVAGYAIHWLIPTIPLPAAFALAAILSPTDAVAVGAMAGRVHLPKSIHRLLEGEALMNDASGLVAFKFAIAATVTGVFSLAEASFSFLIIAIGGLLAGALLSFLLIRLGVWIRRLGMEDVTIHMLLQILTPFVIYLVSEEIGVSGILAVVAGGIIHAIERDRTESVQLKMQVVSASTWSVILFILNGLVFVILGVQIPDVLSTIFENVTFNNLQVLGYVGLISVLLLLLRFVWIYLFWQGNEWFRKKSPIGKPRLKEMTIISLSGVRGAVTLAGAFSIPYVLQDGSPFPERDLIIFLAAGVILFTLIAASVFLPLLAKNDEKAADGTQQTTERKAQDIMLNAAIRAVKSEMTDENKAAALAVVSDLSKYIRQAAGQMTAGKRKDILKQETAINLIGTRAERKEIETMMDENVIASEAAFKCNSWLDRKEMMLANRTNTQMMFSISEIGRVLGHLFTNRSEKPDQPFMIENADLFRQVKLRTSEAAIKAIRAHMNDGNRPVALSVIAKYERVIARLKTWNQGKTEDPFNQEKLELQMVAIQEQRNTVQQLYENGEINRDVAAKLRRFINDVEATVLKNS
- a CDS encoding FAD-dependent monooxygenase; the protein is MNDNNPLQVDVCIVGAGPGGALLSYLLNRQGITTALIERQPHLHKSFRGELLNQDGEAVLSKHGLYSGVAQLGAMPLEQIQYWENGQIIHTVYPAEGESHVGIHVPQDHLLDFIVSQSQALPHNHERLLLNTVMTGLLRDKSGKTVGINVRQNSVPASIEAAIIVGADGRYSAVRKHSRLTPDIRKHGYDLLWARIPAPSGWEPAVRMASMNGQQLALFSQYGGFVQIGWNIPQGSFTKLREQPFAPFVEQLVEAFPCLAESVAAHIQTWSDFVLLSVESSYSESWTQDNVVLLGDAAHTMTPTGAFGLNAALEDADVLAEIIIRMASDQFQFTESLRQLQVIRGDKVKQQLARQVEMESSFQQRYVSLR
- a CDS encoding MarR family winged helix-turn-helix transcriptional regulator, producing the protein MSPDTERNSQLANIDQLLEAFFRYKNKVLDQQQKTETNCKLNPTKSHILGMLLREQRCMAVDVARQLSLSSGATTIVLNQLESEGLIQRVRSEEDRRIVWLSLTEDGEQLAKSLNANRGRMTWELLQALTEEEQQQMVGMLKKIELKLLEKMKALEQTHR